One Mya arenaria isolate MELC-2E11 chromosome 5, ASM2691426v1 genomic window carries:
- the LOC128233457 gene encoding uncharacterized protein LOC128233457 isoform X1 has translation MGNCAKQKTNTGRRWHGTRSRLRFCITATERTHYPDDSIRAWLDCKVIRRTNPSSRFFDPQARACRGDDNGVSGIKTTILMPASDGGSMKTSGQAPKMPAFKFLVFQNVGAVNHPE, from the exons ATGG GGAATTGCGCTAAACAGAAGACCAACACGGGCCGACGTTGGCATGGAACACGATCGAGGTTAAG ATTTTGCATTACTGCAACTGAACGAACCCATTATCCGGATGATAGCATCCGGGCGTGGCTCGACTGTAAAGTGATACGGCGGACGAATCCTTCATCGCGCTTCTTCGATCCACAGGCGCGTGCGTGCCGCGGAGATGACAATGGTGTCTCTgggataaaaacaacaattctTATGCCTGCATCCGACGGAGGCTCAATGAAGACCAGCGGTCAGGCTCCAAAAATGCCAGCCTTTaaattccttgtttttcaaaatgtcgGCGCTGTGAACCATCCAGAGTAA
- the LOC128234898 gene encoding uncharacterized protein LOC128234898 — protein MGQDHLSLMSFNSSRRGLCSLPTSQRSPYLEKIIVASAPDICLLPGDEKAVSMNAVKGYGQYKVQSNDGLVMLYNNTRVRINSPHVSLNSFGPLPGLDMDSMVCPGVGVLSLTPSGNKSVIKEFSMVTWKYTMVTEAKVQIETLAESLILFSQCLAWSTGKPVLVGGELTIDHGSLKQIVGKLCKEGQEMFLSGVQPEKGKLGYLPSMTKGSLRDQRHLFMMNVYKCSSGTNGFVQARNEALVADCFIASKALELTQAKLVDVEQVTGRQIKLEMLRKHCPTETSVHIPQRPPRHNGG, from the coding sequence ATGGGGCAAGACCATCTGTCTTTAATGAGTTTCAACTCGTCCCGTAGAGGACTCTGCTCCTTGCCAACATCCCAAAGGAGCCCATACCTTGAGAAAATCATCGTGGCCTCTGCTCCGGACATCTGCCTATTGCCCGGCGATGAAAAAGCTGTTTCCATGAATGCCGTGAAGGGATATGGACAGTACAAGGTCCAATCGAACGACGGGTTAGTTATGTTGTATAACAACACCAGAGTTAGGATAAATAGTCCACATGTCAGTCTAAACAGCTTTGGGCCATTGCCTGGACTCGACATGGACAGCATGGTGTGCCCTGGTGTGGGAGTTTTGTCATTGACACCTTCCGGGAACAAGTCGGTGATCAAGGAATTTTCGATGGTGACATGGAAGTATACAATGGTCACCGAAGCCAAGGTTCAAATCGAGACTCTTGCCGAGAGCTTGATCTTGTTCTCACAGTGTCTGGCATGGTCGACGGGAAAGCCAGTTTTAGTTGGAGGGGAACTGACCATTGACCATGGATCCCTTAAACAAATAGTAGGAAAACTTTGTAAGGAGGGTCAAGAAATGTTTCTTTCAGGAGTACAGCCAGAGAAGGGAAAGCTTGGCTATCTGCCGTCGATGACAAAGGGGTCACTTCGAGATCAGCGTCATCTATTCATGATGAACGTGTATAAATGCAGCAGTGGCACAAACGGCTTTGTTCAGGCGCGGAACGAAGCCCTTGTTGCAGATTGCTTCATTGCCTCTAAGGCACTGGAGCTCACTCAGGCGAAACTTGTTGATGTCGAGCAGGTTACAGGTCGGCAGATTAAACTGGAAATGCTTCGCAAGCACTGCCCCACGGAGACAAGCGTGCACATTCCGCAGCGACCACCAAGGCACAATGGGGGCTAA
- the LOC128233457 gene encoding uncharacterized protein LOC128233457 isoform X2: MGNCAKQKTNTGRRWHGTRSRFCITATERTHYPDDSIRAWLDCKVIRRTNPSSRFFDPQARACRGDDNGVSGIKTTILMPASDGGSMKTSGQAPKMPAFKFLVFQNVGAVNHPE, encoded by the exons ATGG GGAATTGCGCTAAACAGAAGACCAACACGGGCCGACGTTGGCATGGAACACGATCGAG ATTTTGCATTACTGCAACTGAACGAACCCATTATCCGGATGATAGCATCCGGGCGTGGCTCGACTGTAAAGTGATACGGCGGACGAATCCTTCATCGCGCTTCTTCGATCCACAGGCGCGTGCGTGCCGCGGAGATGACAATGGTGTCTCTgggataaaaacaacaattctTATGCCTGCATCCGACGGAGGCTCAATGAAGACCAGCGGTCAGGCTCCAAAAATGCCAGCCTTTaaattccttgtttttcaaaatgtcgGCGCTGTGAACCATCCAGAGTAA
- the LOC128235109 gene encoding uncharacterized protein LOC128235109, translated as MGQDHLSLMSFNSSRRGLCSLPTSQRSPYLEKIIVASAPDICLLPGDEKAVSMNAVKGYGQYKVQSNDGLVMLYNNTRVRINSPHVSLNSFGPLPGLDMDSMVCPGVEVLSLTPSGNKSVIKEFSMVTWKYTMVTEAKVQIETLAESLILFSQCLAWSTGKPVLVGGELTIDHGSLKQIVGKLCKEGQETFLSGVQPEMGKLGYLPSMTKGSLRDQRHLFMMNVYKCSSGTNGFVQARNEALVADCFIASKALELTQAKLVDVEQVTGRQIKLEMLRKHCPTETSVHIPQRPPRHNGG; from the coding sequence ATGGGGCAAGACCATCTGTCTTTAATGAGTTTCAACTCGTCCCGTAGAGGACTCTGCTCCTTGCCAACATCCCAAAGGAGCCCATACCTTGAGAAAATCATCGTGGCCTCTGCTCCGGACATCTGCCTATTGCCCGGCGATGAAAAAGCTGTTTCCATGAATGCCGTGAAGGGATATGGACAGTACAAGGTCCAATCGAACGACGGGTTAGTTATGTTGTATAACAACACCAGAGTTAGGATAAATAGTCCACATGTCAGTCTAAACAGCTTTGGGCCATTGCCTGGACTCGACATGGACAGCATGGTGTGCCCTGGTGTGGAAGTTTTGTCATTGACACCTTCCGGGAACAAGTCGGTGATCAAGGAATTTTCGATGGTGACATGGAAGTATACAATGGTCACCGAAGCCAAGGTTCAAATCGAGACTCTTGCCGAGAGCTTGATCTTGTTCTCACAGTGTCTGGCATGGTCGACGGGAAAGCCAGTTTTAGTTGGAGGGGAACTGACCATTGACCATGGATCCCTTAAACAAATAGTAGGAAAACTTTGTAAGGAGGGTCAAGAAACGTTTCTTTCAGGAGTACAGCCAGAGATGGGAAAGCTTGGCTATCTGCCGTCGATGACAAAGGGGTCACTTCGAGATCAGCGTCATCTGTTCATGATGAACGTGTATAAATGCAGCAGTGGCACAAACGGCTTTGTTCAGGCGCGGAACGAAGCCCTTGTTGCAGATTGTTTCATTGCCTCTAAGGCATTGGAGCTCACTCAGGCGAAACTTGTTGATGTCGAGCAGGTTACAGGTCGGCAGATTAAACTGGAAATGCTTCGCAAGCACTGCCCCACGGAGACAAGCGTGCACATTCCGCAGCGACCACCAAGGCACAATGGGGGCTAA